A stretch of Allostreptomyces psammosilenae DNA encodes these proteins:
- a CDS encoding cytochrome c oxidase assembly protein — translation MIPAHLHPAPGGPGVGVVAPIAAAAVLSAVAGYLLASARLRRRGDAWPRPREASFAAGGAALLWALLAGAPGGPFTAHMAQHLLLGMIAPLLLVLGRPLTLLLRTLPPGRTRRGVLALAHSRPAAWLLCPPAAALLDIGGLWLLYRTPLLAAAQHHPLAHAAVHLHVLAAGLLFSLAVCQLDPLRHRWSPHHRGAVLLAAGAAHAVLAKSLYAAAPPGVAVTGADLRAGAQLMYYGGDLVELALAAVLAAQWYAAAGRARARRLRRARRAAEGRAAEGRAAVR, via the coding sequence GTGATCCCCGCCCACCTCCACCCCGCCCCGGGCGGCCCCGGCGTCGGCGTGGTCGCGCCGATCGCCGCCGCGGCCGTGCTGTCCGCCGTCGCCGGGTACCTGCTGGCGTCCGCCCGGCTGCGCCGCCGCGGCGACGCCTGGCCCCGGCCGCGCGAGGCGTCCTTCGCCGCCGGCGGCGCCGCCCTGCTCTGGGCCCTCCTGGCCGGTGCGCCGGGTGGCCCGTTCACCGCCCACATGGCCCAGCACCTCCTGCTCGGCATGATCGCGCCGCTCCTGCTGGTGCTCGGCCGGCCGCTGACGCTGCTGCTGCGCACGCTGCCGCCCGGACGCACCCGCCGCGGCGTGCTGGCACTCGCGCACTCCCGCCCCGCCGCCTGGCTGCTCTGCCCGCCGGCCGCGGCGCTGCTGGACATCGGTGGCCTGTGGCTCCTCTACCGCACCCCCCTGCTGGCCGCCGCCCAGCACCACCCCCTGGCGCACGCCGCGGTGCACCTCCACGTCCTGGCCGCCGGCCTGCTGTTCTCCCTCGCCGTCTGCCAGCTCGACCCGTTGCGCCACCGGTGGAGCCCGCACCACCGGGGCGCCGTCCTGCTGGCCGCCGGCGCGGCCCACGCCGTCCTGGCGAAGAGCCTCTACGCCGCGGCGCCGCCCGGTGTCGCCGTCACCGGCGCCGACCTGCGCGCCGGCGCCCAGCTGATGTACTACGGCGGCGACCTGGTCGAGTTGGCCCTCGCCGCCGTGCTGGCCGCCCAGTGGTACGCCGCCGCCGGCCGCGCCCGGGCCCGACGCCTGCGCCGCGCCCGGCGGGCGGCGGAAGGCCGGGCGGCGGAAGGCCGGGCCGCGGTTCGGTGA
- a CDS encoding DUF2243 domain-containing protein has protein sequence MNPPAPPATASRPRPRRSMAVGALIGAAVMAAVDEIVFHQLLHWHHFYDRSTPGVGLLSDGLLHSAELLALVAGFFLLADLLRQRALAPAHAWAGVLLGLGAFQLFDGIVDHKLLRLHQIRYGVDVTPYDWAWNIAGLLLLLAGLALAARAARTSRRTP, from the coding sequence ATGAACCCTCCCGCCCCGCCCGCCACCGCGTCCCGCCCCCGACCGCGCCGCTCGATGGCCGTGGGGGCGCTGATCGGCGCCGCCGTGATGGCCGCCGTCGACGAGATCGTCTTCCACCAACTGCTGCACTGGCACCACTTCTACGACCGGTCCACCCCGGGCGTCGGCCTGCTCTCCGACGGCCTGCTGCACAGCGCCGAACTGCTGGCCCTGGTCGCCGGGTTCTTCCTGCTCGCCGACCTGCTGCGGCAACGGGCCCTGGCCCCCGCCCACGCCTGGGCCGGCGTCCTGCTCGGCCTCGGCGCCTTCCAGCTCTTCGACGGCATCGTGGACCACAAGCTGCTGCGCCTGCACCAGATCCGCTACGGCGTCGACGTCACCCCGTACGACTGGGCGTGGAACATCGCCGGCCTCCTGCTGCTGCTGGCCGGGCTGGCCCTCGCCGCCCGGGCGGCGAGGACCAGCCGGCGCACGCCGTGA
- a CDS encoding methyltransferase domain-containing protein yields MSHGTSPARPTVSDSPAPAVSDSPTPAERRARYAELLDRVQGLPTIAGPRRRTLELLGLRAGQRAVDVGSGIGRAVAELAGTGVRAVGLEPDEAMVRLARERFPDDRFPTAGFRVGRAERLPFDDGSMDGYRAERVLHLLADPAVALAEARRVLRPGGRVVLLGPDLSMAALDADDAATTAAVVAAHADGVPSPRAARAFRRLLLDAGFVDVEVEAHTELHTDFQTVGQLVTAMAEASVATGALDRPAADRWLAGQRRRGREDRFLMALPLFLASAARPAGPDHGGGRRVPARPAGDGRPA; encoded by the coding sequence ATGTCCCACGGCACCTCCCCCGCCCGTCCCACCGTCTCCGACTCCCCGGCACCCGCCGTCTCCGACTCACCGACACCCGCCGAGCGGCGCGCCCGGTACGCGGAACTGCTCGATCGGGTGCAGGGCCTCCCGACCATCGCCGGGCCGCGCCGGCGCACCCTGGAACTGCTGGGGCTGCGGGCCGGCCAGCGGGCCGTGGACGTGGGCAGCGGCATCGGGCGCGCGGTGGCCGAACTGGCCGGCACCGGCGTGCGGGCCGTGGGGCTGGAGCCCGACGAGGCGATGGTGCGGCTGGCGCGCGAGCGGTTCCCGGACGACCGCTTCCCCACCGCCGGGTTCCGGGTCGGCCGGGCCGAGCGACTGCCGTTCGACGACGGCTCGATGGACGGCTACCGCGCCGAGCGGGTGCTGCACCTGCTCGCGGATCCGGCCGTGGCGCTGGCCGAGGCCCGGCGGGTGCTGCGCCCGGGGGGCCGGGTGGTGCTGCTGGGGCCGGACCTGTCGATGGCCGCCCTGGACGCCGACGACGCCGCCACGACGGCCGCCGTGGTCGCGGCGCACGCCGACGGCGTGCCCTCCCCCCGGGCGGCCCGCGCCTTCCGCCGGCTGCTGCTGGACGCCGGCTTCGTCGACGTGGAGGTGGAGGCGCACACCGAGCTGCACACCGACTTCCAGACGGTGGGGCAGCTGGTCACGGCGATGGCGGAGGCGTCCGTGGCGACCGGGGCGCTGGACCGCCCCGCCGCCGACCGCTGGCTGGCCGGGCAGCGGCGCCGCGGGCGGGAGGACCGGTTCCTCATGGCGCTGCCCCTCTTCCTCGCCTCCGCCGCCCGGCCGGCCGGGCCGGACCACGGCGGTGGTCGGCGGGTCCCCGCGCGCCCGGCCGGGGACGGCCGCCCGGCATGA
- a CDS encoding ATP-binding SpoIIE family protein phosphatase gives MDEADHRQTLAAPERLRTLHDLGLLESGHDEVFDRFARLAARLADAPVALVNFVDAEYQRFRGSAGTMGRTASGEPGRATAPTAGRTEAGAEGPAPGNGGGHTVIPAALLGNLPTSCPPDALPLDYGFCPHVVARGSTLAIGDLRADPAYRDNPTVTDLGMQAYLGMPLQDGSGLILGTLCVLDRRPRTWHRQILADLQDLAHAVEAEVRLRQEAARNRHTAITLQRSLFEERPQQPDSLRVAGRYVTGTVGTEVGGDWYDAIPLGFGRTALVVGDVMGRGVHAAAVMGQLRTAVRAYANLDLSPGEVLERLDDLVQDITDEQIITCVYAVHDPVAGEVEWANAGHLPPLVVEAAGGMRRLSSAVGAPLGVQAGPFTTSRTALPRGAVLALFTDGLVERRDRDIDAGLRRLGEVLSGAVREADGPDRPEVGADAGGTTVDAAKDAEVLDGVCGTTMLRMIGASGGEECRGPGGTTRYADDDAALLLARVPSDGCPDGWRGQASLPREPASASAARRFARGLLAGWEVTGSVGDDIELVVSELVSNALRHGAGEVLLRLLRTERHVHVEVHDAGTSAPRRRRAAAMDESGRGLRLIADLGQRWGTRHTAGGKAVWCQFSLPAGQGAC, from the coding sequence ATGGACGAGGCAGATCACCGTCAGACGCTGGCCGCGCCCGAACGGCTCCGGACGCTTCACGATCTTGGTCTGCTCGAATCCGGGCATGACGAGGTGTTCGACCGCTTCGCCCGGCTGGCGGCCCGGCTCGCCGACGCGCCGGTGGCGCTGGTCAACTTCGTGGACGCCGAGTACCAGCGGTTCCGCGGGAGCGCCGGCACCATGGGGCGGACCGCGAGCGGTGAGCCGGGGCGGGCGACCGCACCGACGGCGGGCCGGACCGAGGCCGGTGCGGAGGGGCCCGCGCCGGGGAACGGGGGCGGGCACACCGTCATACCGGCGGCCCTGCTGGGGAACCTGCCGACCTCCTGCCCGCCGGACGCCCTGCCGCTGGACTACGGTTTCTGTCCGCACGTCGTGGCCCGGGGCTCCACCCTGGCCATCGGCGACCTGCGGGCCGATCCCGCCTACCGGGACAACCCGACGGTCACCGACCTCGGCATGCAGGCCTACCTTGGCATGCCCCTGCAGGACGGCTCCGGCCTGATCCTCGGCACGCTGTGCGTCCTGGACCGGCGTCCGCGCACCTGGCACCGCCAGATCCTGGCGGACCTGCAGGACCTGGCGCACGCCGTCGAGGCGGAGGTGCGGCTGCGCCAGGAGGCTGCCCGCAACCGGCACACCGCCATCACCCTGCAGCGCAGCCTCTTCGAGGAACGCCCGCAGCAGCCGGACAGCCTGCGGGTGGCCGGACGGTACGTCACCGGCACCGTCGGCACGGAGGTCGGCGGGGACTGGTACGACGCCATCCCGCTGGGCTTCGGCCGCACCGCGCTGGTCGTCGGCGACGTCATGGGACGGGGGGTGCACGCGGCGGCGGTGATGGGGCAGCTGCGCACCGCCGTACGGGCCTACGCCAATCTCGACCTCTCCCCCGGCGAGGTGCTGGAACGGCTCGACGACCTCGTCCAGGACATCACCGACGAGCAGATCATCACCTGCGTCTACGCCGTGCACGATCCGGTCGCCGGCGAGGTGGAGTGGGCCAACGCCGGCCACCTGCCGCCGCTGGTCGTGGAGGCCGCCGGCGGGATGCGCCGGCTGTCCAGCGCGGTGGGCGCGCCGCTGGGGGTGCAGGCCGGCCCGTTCACCACCTCGCGCACCGCGCTGCCCAGGGGCGCGGTCCTGGCGCTGTTCACCGACGGGCTGGTCGAGCGGCGCGACCGCGACATCGACGCGGGCCTGCGCCGGCTGGGGGAGGTGCTCTCCGGGGCGGTCCGGGAGGCCGACGGCCCGGACCGGCCGGAGGTGGGCGCCGACGCGGGGGGCACCACCGTGGACGCGGCCAAGGACGCCGAGGTGCTGGACGGCGTCTGCGGCACCACCATGCTGCGGATGATCGGCGCCTCCGGCGGCGAGGAGTGCCGCGGCCCCGGGGGCACCACCCGCTACGCCGACGACGACGCCGCCCTGCTGCTGGCCCGGGTGCCGTCCGACGGCTGCCCGGACGGCTGGCGCGGCCAGGCGAGCCTGCCGCGGGAGCCCGCTTCGGCGTCGGCGGCGCGCCGCTTCGCCCGTGGTCTGCTGGCCGGGTGGGAGGTCACCGGTTCGGTCGGCGACGACATCGAACTGGTGGTCAGCGAGCTGGTCTCGAACGCGCTGCGGCACGGCGCGGGCGAGGTGCTGCTGCGGCTGCTGCGCACCGAGCGTCATGTGCACGTGGAGGTGCACGACGCCGGCACCTCGGCGCCGAGGCGGCGGCGGGCCGCGGCGATGGACGAGAGCGGCCGCGGCCTGCGGCTGATCGCCGACCTCGGGCAGCGCTGGGGGACGCGTCACACGGCCGGCGGCAAGGCGGTGTGGTGCCAGTTCTCCCTGCCGGCCGGTCAGGGCGCCTGCTGA
- a CDS encoding acyl-CoA dehydrogenase family protein produces the protein MDYFTTPSHRQLRATVREFAEKEVRPHVPRLEAERTIEHEIARKIARQGWIGVTIPRAYGGMGMGHLAKTIIIEELARVSGAMGAMVQASQLGVAKVIHFGNEEQRSHWLPRFASGESLPTIAVTEPESGGHVLGMSGTAVRDGDEYVLNGRKWFVGNSHIGDVHGVVFRTGEGSRGLSAFLVESDRPGFRCGDPGSQAGLHGFSFGEIIFEDCRIPVSNRLGEEGSGLAVAYSSSTLYGRLNLAAVSLGIHQATVEDTARFASERVLYGKPIAELPTINLKLGEMQSRLMTARLAAYHASHMLDQGMTCDAELMNAKLINTELAIDSARNALEIFAARGLQAEYNVERYLRDAVHIHPPAGTSDVQRLRLGQFAVGATKGQWSQKLSAKVRIQDEDRELVAVG, from the coding sequence ATGGATTACTTCACCACCCCGTCGCATCGCCAGCTGCGCGCCACCGTGCGCGAGTTCGCGGAGAAGGAGGTACGTCCGCACGTGCCTCGCCTGGAGGCGGAGCGCACCATCGAGCACGAGATCGCCCGCAAGATCGCCCGCCAGGGCTGGATCGGCGTCACCATCCCGCGCGCCTACGGCGGCATGGGCATGGGACACCTCGCGAAGACCATCATCATCGAGGAGCTCGCCAGAGTGAGCGGGGCCATGGGAGCGATGGTGCAGGCCTCCCAGCTCGGCGTCGCCAAGGTCATCCACTTCGGCAACGAGGAGCAGCGCTCCCACTGGCTGCCCAGGTTCGCCTCGGGCGAGTCCTTGCCGACCATCGCGGTCACCGAGCCGGAGTCCGGGGGCCACGTCCTCGGCATGAGCGGCACCGCCGTGCGCGACGGGGACGAGTACGTGCTCAACGGCCGCAAGTGGTTCGTCGGCAACTCCCACATCGGCGACGTGCACGGCGTGGTCTTCCGCACCGGCGAGGGCTCCAGGGGCCTGTCCGCGTTCCTGGTGGAGAGCGACCGTCCGGGCTTCCGCTGCGGCGACCCCGGCTCGCAGGCCGGCCTGCACGGCTTCAGCTTCGGGGAGATCATCTTCGAGGACTGCCGGATCCCGGTGAGCAACCGGCTCGGTGAGGAGGGCAGCGGGCTCGCCGTCGCCTACTCCTCCAGCACGCTGTACGGCAGGCTCAACCTGGCGGCGGTCTCCCTCGGCATCCACCAGGCCACCGTGGAGGACACCGCCCGCTTCGCCAGCGAGCGGGTGCTCTACGGCAAGCCGATCGCCGAGCTGCCGACGATCAACCTCAAGCTCGGCGAGATGCAGTCCCGGCTGATGACCGCCCGACTCGCCGCCTACCACGCCTCCCACATGCTCGACCAGGGCATGACCTGCGACGCCGAGCTGATGAACGCCAAGCTGATCAACACCGAGCTGGCCATCGACTCGGCGCGCAACGCGCTGGAGATCTTCGCCGCCCGGGGGCTCCAGGCCGAGTACAACGTGGAGCGGTACCTGCGGGACGCCGTGCACATCCACCCGCCGGCCGGCACCTCCGACGTGCAGCGGCTCCGTCTCGGACAGTTCGCCGTCGGCGCCACCAAGGGCCAGTGGTCCCAGAAGCTCTCCGCCAAGGTGCGCATCCAGGACGAGGACCGCGAACTCGTGGCGGTCGGCTGA
- a CDS encoding serine/threonine-protein kinase: MREGEVVADRYALTEVLGHGGTGEVWAGRDQRLHRRVAVKFLMPRQNGRPVPLDRNTVQRFVREARVTAMLEHPGVPTLYDAGTHGDALYMVMQLVRGTTIADILSTHGPMPISWAAAVGAQVCLVLARAHAESLVHRDLKPQNLMMTPDGTVKVLDFGIAIAADPEAARLTATGLVPGTPGYIPPEQVRGATAGPSGDLYALGCVLYELLTGRPPFHGRTPVQVIMAHLHDVPEPVARHRPDVPQPLADLVDRLLAKEPLQRPENAAEVHALLVPWAVDRPEAGPAQGWGAPPAATPVVRPSSPAPWQSVGHGGVPASTGPTTAPAGGAAHHHVAAAPGGLAVPPAPAAAAPGPALPPPTGRPLYQAGVPAGSPPLPGTPSAGAAVPERPRTGRHAADWSTPYGGGAVPDPTNPWTNPFGIPVIRPDAAPPGSLPPVPGTPPAPPPPASGDPDATEVLPRASSMFQDFREAPRHGTDPRHWRG; encoded by the coding sequence GTGAGAGAGGGCGAGGTCGTCGCCGACCGCTACGCGCTGACCGAGGTGCTCGGCCACGGAGGCACGGGTGAGGTCTGGGCCGGCCGCGACCAGCGGCTGCACCGGCGCGTCGCCGTGAAGTTCCTGATGCCCCGGCAGAACGGCCGCCCGGTCCCGCTGGACCGCAACACCGTGCAGCGCTTCGTCCGCGAGGCCCGGGTCACCGCCATGCTGGAGCACCCCGGCGTGCCCACGCTGTACGACGCCGGCACCCACGGCGACGCCCTCTACATGGTGATGCAGCTGGTGCGCGGCACGACCATCGCCGACATACTCTCCACCCACGGCCCCATGCCGATCTCCTGGGCGGCAGCGGTGGGGGCGCAGGTGTGCCTGGTGCTGGCCCGGGCCCACGCCGAGTCGCTGGTGCACCGCGACCTCAAGCCGCAGAACCTGATGATGACGCCGGACGGCACGGTCAAGGTGCTGGACTTCGGCATCGCCATCGCCGCCGACCCGGAGGCCGCCCGACTGACCGCCACCGGGCTCGTCCCGGGAACCCCCGGCTACATCCCGCCGGAGCAGGTGCGCGGCGCGACCGCCGGTCCCTCCGGCGACCTCTACGCGCTCGGCTGCGTGCTGTACGAGCTGCTCACCGGGCGCCCGCCGTTCCACGGCCGCACCCCGGTCCAGGTGATCATGGCGCACCTGCACGACGTGCCGGAGCCGGTCGCCCGCCACCGGCCGGACGTGCCGCAGCCGCTGGCCGACCTGGTCGACCGGCTGCTGGCCAAGGAGCCGCTGCAGCGGCCGGAGAACGCCGCGGAGGTCCACGCCCTCCTCGTGCCCTGGGCGGTGGACCGACCGGAGGCCGGCCCGGCCCAGGGGTGGGGCGCCCCACCCGCCGCCACCCCGGTGGTCCGGCCCTCCTCGCCGGCGCCCTGGCAGTCCGTCGGCCACGGTGGTGTCCCGGCGTCGACCGGCCCGACCACCGCCCCGGCGGGCGGCGCCGCCCACCACCACGTGGCCGCGGCACCCGGCGGGCTCGCCGTGCCCCCCGCCCCGGCCGCCGCCGCGCCCGGCCCCGCGCTGCCGCCGCCCACCGGACGCCCGCTGTACCAGGCCGGCGTGCCGGCGGGCTCCCCGCCGCTGCCGGGAACGCCCTCGGCCGGCGCGGCCGTGCCGGAACGGCCGCGCACCGGGCGCCACGCCGCCGACTGGAGCACCCCCTACGGCGGGGGCGCGGTGCCCGACCCGACGAACCCGTGGACCAACCCGTTCGGCATCCCGGTGATCCGGCCGGACGCCGCCCCTCCCGGCTCGCTGCCGCCCGTGCCCGGCACACCTCCGGCGCCCCCGCCGCCGGCCTCCGGCGACCCGGACGCCACCGAGGTGCTGCCGCGCGCGTCCAGCATGTTCCAGGACTTCCGCGAGGCTCCCCGGCACGGGACGGATCCGCGCCACTGGCGTGGCTGA
- a CDS encoding sugar phosphate isomerase/epimerase family protein — MYRTPQDGNESPQHPTTPGPARRGRRTFLRGALAAAAFAGAAALPATATAAPTDAPAPAGPGSRPRRIHPHQISVQMYTLRQLAGTDLPGVLRALNRIGYQKVELAGTYGLTAAELRRLLRRNGLRASSSHVSLPQPFDEAAWRATVADALTLGQDYLVIPTGPWGNRDRTVWERYAADLDRAGRIASAAGLRFGYHNHDFEFRTLTDGTGTGIEVLLGQTDPRHVHFELDLYWAHVAGFDPAEFVARAPGRFRQAHVKDATPDGAFENVGRGVLDFPRIFAAARFEEYVVEHDSAGAAALTTAEIGHDYLRAVRY; from the coding sequence GTGTACCGCACACCGCAGGACGGAAACGAGTCACCCCAGCACCCGACCACCCCCGGCCCCGCCCGCCGCGGACGCCGCACCTTCCTGCGCGGCGCCCTCGCCGCCGCGGCGTTCGCCGGCGCCGCAGCCCTCCCGGCGACCGCCACCGCCGCACCGACCGACGCCCCCGCACCCGCCGGGCCGGGCTCCCGGCCCCGCCGCATCCACCCCCACCAGATCAGCGTGCAGATGTACACGCTGCGCCAACTGGCCGGCACCGACCTGCCGGGAGTCCTCCGCGCCCTGAACCGCATCGGCTACCAGAAGGTCGAACTGGCCGGGACCTACGGCCTGACCGCGGCGGAACTGCGCCGGCTGCTGCGCCGCAACGGCCTGCGCGCCAGCTCCAGCCACGTCAGCCTGCCGCAGCCCTTCGACGAGGCCGCCTGGCGGGCCACCGTCGCCGACGCGCTCACCCTCGGCCAGGACTACCTGGTGATCCCCACCGGGCCGTGGGGCAACCGGGACCGCACCGTGTGGGAGCGGTACGCCGCCGACCTCGACCGGGCCGGCCGGATCGCCTCCGCCGCCGGCCTGCGCTTCGGCTACCACAACCACGACTTCGAGTTCCGGACCCTCACCGACGGCACCGGCACCGGCATCGAGGTGCTGCTCGGGCAGACCGACCCGCGGCACGTGCACTTCGAGCTGGACCTGTACTGGGCCCACGTCGCCGGCTTCGACCCCGCCGAGTTCGTCGCCCGCGCCCCCGGCCGCTTCCGGCAGGCGCACGTCAAGGACGCGACCCCGGACGGCGCCTTCGAGAACGTCGGCCGGGGAGTGCTCGACTTCCCCCGGATCTTCGCCGCCGCCCGCTTCGAGGAGTACGTCGTCGAGCACGACTCGGCCGGCGCTGCGGCACTGACCACGGCCGAGATCGGCCACGACTACCTGCGCGCGGTCCGCTACTGA
- a CDS encoding NADP-dependent oxidoreductase yields MSGSMRAVVQDGFGGPEVLRVAEVARPEPVPTEVLVRVHAAGVNPVDAKTRRGGGMAALLGEPPYVLGWDVSGTVVAVGHGVTIHAPGDEVYGMPWFPRAARAYAEYVTAPARHFARKPASLTHDEAAGIPLAALTAWQILVDTAGVRPGQRVLVHAAAGGVGHLAVQIAEERGAFVIGTARAAKHAFLASLGADEVIDYTTTPFEEVARGVDLVVDLIGDTDHQRRSLEVLRPGGLLVVVPDAVDPAVAEEARRRGLRATSFMVEPDHTALRELARLVDDGRLRVEMDAVWPLERAADAHRRLETGRTTGKIVLSVAG; encoded by the coding sequence ATGTCCGGCAGCATGAGGGCGGTCGTCCAGGACGGTTTCGGCGGCCCGGAGGTCCTGCGCGTGGCGGAGGTGGCCCGGCCGGAGCCCGTGCCGACGGAGGTCCTGGTCCGGGTGCACGCGGCCGGGGTGAATCCGGTGGACGCCAAGACCCGGCGGGGCGGTGGCATGGCCGCCCTGCTCGGCGAGCCGCCGTACGTCCTGGGCTGGGACGTCTCCGGGACGGTGGTGGCCGTCGGCCACGGCGTCACCATCCACGCCCCGGGCGACGAGGTCTACGGCATGCCGTGGTTCCCGCGGGCCGCCCGCGCCTACGCGGAGTACGTGACCGCCCCGGCCCGGCACTTCGCCCGCAAGCCCGCCTCGCTGACCCACGACGAGGCGGCCGGCATCCCGCTGGCGGCCCTGACGGCCTGGCAGATCCTGGTGGACACCGCCGGCGTGCGCCCCGGGCAGCGGGTGCTGGTGCACGCCGCTGCGGGCGGTGTCGGGCACCTGGCGGTGCAGATCGCCGAGGAGCGGGGCGCCTTCGTCATCGGCACGGCGCGGGCGGCCAAGCACGCCTTCCTCGCCTCGCTCGGGGCCGACGAGGTGATCGACTACACCACGACCCCGTTCGAGGAGGTGGCGCGGGGGGTCGACCTGGTGGTGGACCTGATCGGCGACACGGACCACCAGCGCCGCTCGCTGGAGGTGCTGCGGCCCGGCGGGCTGCTGGTGGTGGTGCCGGACGCGGTCGACCCGGCCGTGGCGGAGGAGGCCCGCCGCCGAGGTCTGCGCGCCACGTCCTTCATGGTCGAGCCCGACCACACGGCGCTGAGGGAACTGGCCCGGCTGGTGGACGACGGGCGGCTGCGGGTGGAGATGGACGCCGTCTGGCCGCTGGAGCGGGCGGCCGACGCCCACCGGCGGCTGGAGACCGGGCGCACCACCGGGAAGATCGTCCTGTCGGTGGCGGGCTGA
- a CDS encoding gas vesicle protein GvpO, translating to MSTRDQDADNGDTRRPRHEDAGSEATGTNAPTGERRHAHEVRHRPARPRRVSAARAMRGAAEQLAGLIGTAPESVSALRPTEDGWEADVEVVELERIPDSTSVMASYRVNLDADGELVGYERRRRYARGQTDRRG from the coding sequence ATGTCCACCAGGGACCAGGACGCGGACAACGGGGACACGCGCCGCCCCCGGCACGAGGACGCCGGGTCCGAAGCGACGGGAACGAACGCGCCGACCGGCGAGCGCCGCCACGCGCACGAGGTGAGGCACCGCCCCGCCCGCCCGCGGCGGGTGTCGGCCGCACGTGCCATGCGCGGCGCCGCGGAGCAGCTCGCCGGGCTGATCGGCACCGCGCCGGAGTCGGTCTCCGCCCTCCGGCCGACAGAGGACGGCTGGGAGGCGGACGTCGAGGTCGTGGAGCTGGAGCGGATCCCGGACTCCACCAGCGTGATGGCCAGCTACCGGGTCAACCTCGACGCCGACGGCGAGCTCGTCGGCTACGAACGGCGCCGCCGGTACGCGCGCGGCCAGACCGACCGCCGCGGCTAG
- a CDS encoding gas vesicle structural protein GvpA gives MPQGGGPVATTSGSGNLYDILELILDRGLVIDAFVRVSLVGIEILKIDARVVVASVDTYLRFAEACNRLDLESGRKAPKQLSDVVGDAAEGGARGKSKGALTGAVQAFTDSLQEGFGGQEEHEPAAEPRQERQATRHTARRREE, from the coding sequence ATGCCACAGGGCGGTGGCCCTGTCGCGACGACCTCGGGCTCCGGGAACCTGTACGACATCCTGGAGCTCATCCTGGACCGCGGGCTGGTGATCGACGCCTTCGTCCGGGTCTCCCTGGTCGGAATCGAGATCCTCAAGATCGACGCCCGGGTCGTGGTCGCGAGCGTCGACACCTACCTGCGCTTCGCCGAAGCCTGCAACCGGCTCGACCTGGAGAGCGGGCGCAAGGCCCCGAAGCAGCTCTCCGACGTCGTGGGGGACGCGGCCGAAGGAGGGGCGCGGGGCAAGAGCAAGGGCGCCCTCACCGGAGCCGTGCAGGCCTTCACCGACTCCCTCCAGGAGGGGTTCGGCGGACAGGAGGAACACGAGCCGGCCGCGGAACCCCGCCAGGAGCGGCAGGCGACCCGGCACACCGCCCGCCGCAGGGAGGAGTAG
- a CDS encoding GvpL/GvpF family gas vesicle protein, protein MAVYVYAVTDASHPLRLDGLPGVGDPPGELRTVRGGPLAAVVSDAPGELRPKRRDLVAHQDVQERLIADGTALPLRFGLVAPDDAAVKAELTERAEHYQQRLRELRGRVEFNLKVGREEESLLREILLDTPRARELNDAIRAGQDTQETRMALGELVAQEVQARQEAFARDVVDALRPVAHREFVSPAKDDLVNASFLVDHDRAEEFAAAERKLADQYGEDYRFRLRGPLPPYSFV, encoded by the coding sequence ATGGCCGTGTACGTCTACGCCGTGACCGACGCCTCCCACCCGCTGCGGCTGGACGGCCTCCCGGGGGTGGGTGACCCCCCGGGGGAGCTCCGCACCGTGCGCGGCGGCCCGCTCGCCGCGGTGGTCAGCGACGCCCCGGGAGAGCTGCGCCCCAAGCGGCGGGACCTGGTGGCGCACCAGGACGTGCAGGAACGGCTGATCGCCGACGGCACCGCCCTGCCGCTGCGCTTCGGCCTGGTCGCCCCCGACGACGCGGCCGTGAAGGCGGAACTGACCGAGCGGGCCGAGCACTACCAGCAGCGGCTGCGCGAGCTGCGGGGCCGGGTGGAGTTCAACCTCAAGGTGGGCCGGGAGGAGGAGTCGCTGCTGCGCGAGATCCTCCTCGACACCCCGCGGGCCCGGGAGCTCAACGACGCCATCCGGGCCGGCCAGGACACCCAGGAGACCCGGATGGCCCTCGGGGAGCTGGTCGCCCAGGAGGTGCAGGCCCGGCAGGAGGCCTTCGCCCGGGACGTCGTCGACGCCCTGCGCCCGGTCGCCCACCGCGAGTTCGTCTCCCCGGCCAAGGACGACCTGGTCAACGCGTCGTTCCTGGTCGACCACGACCGGGCGGAGGAGTTCGCCGCCGCGGAGCGGAAACTCGCCGACCAGTACGGCGAGGACTACCGCTTCCGGCTGCGCGGGCCGCTGCCTCCGTACAGCTTCGTGTGA
- a CDS encoding gas vesicle protein GvpG, with amino-acid sequence MGLMTQLLTLPLAPVRGVGWVVEQVRRSAEQQAHDPAPVERALAELEQELLDGRIDEAEFDRREDELLDRLEEIRAYWEGPGR; translated from the coding sequence ATGGGACTGATGACCCAGCTCCTCACCCTCCCGCTCGCCCCGGTGCGGGGCGTCGGCTGGGTCGTGGAGCAGGTCCGGCGCTCCGCCGAACAGCAGGCCCACGACCCGGCGCCGGTCGAGCGGGCGCTCGCGGAGCTGGAGCAGGAGCTGCTGGACGGCCGGATCGACGAGGCCGAGTTCGACCGGCGCGAGGACGAGCTGCTGGACCGCCTGGAGGAGATCCGCGCCTACTGGGAGGGCCCGGGCCGGTGA